The Corynebacterium atypicum genome contains the following window.
TCGGTCTACCCCACCTCCGGGAAAGACCGTCATGCCCGGATAGTTCGGCATGGTGCTCACCCGTTCTTGCACCCAAACCTCCAGGCCCTTAACGCCGTCGCGAACCAGCAGCACCGTCGCGGCTAACCGGGAGCCGCCCACACCAGAAAACTGCGGCATCTCGTGTCTTCCTTGGCGGGCCTAACCGCGCTCACGGCCGCGGGAGCGGTGGGCGCCGCCGGTGCGCACCCGGCGGGCGAAGTAGCGGTTATCGATGCGGTCGAGCTGGATCGGTTGGTGGAAGGTCTTCGACAGGTTCTCGCTCGTCATGACGTCGTCGATCAGCCCTTGGGCGACCACCGCCCCTTCGTCGAGAAGCAACGCGTGGGTGAACCCGTGCGGAATCTCCTCGACGTGGTGGGTGATCATCACCGTCGCTGGTGCGTCCGGGTCCAACGCCAGCCGGCTCAGGTAAGCCACCAGGTCCTCGCGCCCGCCTAGGTCCATGCCCGCCGTCGGCTCATCCAGGATAAGCAGCTCTGGGTCGATCATGAGCGCGCGGGCCACCATCACCCGCTTGCGCTCGCCCTCCGAAAGGGTGCCCCAAGTGCGGTCCCGCAAATGCAGCGCACCGACTTCCTCGAGGATGTCCTGAGCTCGATGGAAATCCTCCTCGTCGTACTCCTCGCGCCACCGGCCCAAAATGGCATA
Protein-coding sequences here:
- a CDS encoding ABC transporter ATP-binding protein: MNESSEDLLIDFRQVSFVRGGRTLVGPVDWQVELDERWVVIGPNGAGKTTLIRMAAAQEFPSSGQAWVLGEKIGRTDLRDLRAGIGISSSALAHRIPNREKVGDLVVSAGYAILGRWREEYDEEDFHRAQDILEEVGALHLRDRTWGTLSEGERKRVMVARALMIDPELLILDEPTAGMDLGGREDLVAYLSRLALDPDAPATVMITHHVEEIPHGFTHALLLDEGAVVAQGLIDDVMTSENLSKTFHQPIQLDRIDNRYFARRVRTGGAHRSRGRERG